The proteins below come from a single Saccharophagus degradans 2-40 genomic window:
- a CDS encoding TonB-dependent receptor — translation MRNNNKEARQVNTTERTPSNGRFRKSLLVSAIAAVSCINVAHAQESEGQLEEVVVTGTRATIQSTIDIKRNSTTIVDGLSATDIGDMPALSIGEALENITGAASHRENGGATEISIRGLGPYLSATTFNGRGATNGSGDRSVNFSQFPSELVNKIAIYKTQDASLIEGGVAGLIALETVKPLEYGKQRIQVDAKLNFNPNQANIDDPMNGNLGFRGTVSYIDQFEIGDAALGVSLGYQKSDISQPESEMRSSSPSGSSLYACLYDPDISAGFYRTSSGDCNSGGTYNTTKDPETGKAVNDGSPYGFAPSSNGYRQNDTADERDAVFAAIQFQPTDKLDINLDVQQSKRVQAEQRHDLNFANMRRVTPGITDQAVVISSTGAVTSWAGETAIESNSETYSRTEEYLGYGLNVAYELTDDITISGDYSFSETTREEVQYLLRTQSNNGDVNGDSSSYRPLVAWDMDSGILQYAVLDFDVTDHAVFSDEYRVRIDNDVDRTNTATAFRADIDWRVSTDFITSVKGGIRYSELEYLDLGSARNEFEVDRNNVNPETKALDVAAISAVNTACAIDFPESNFLSSERSGDLVTQLASDGSVVGSSNSWATFDTVCAAQMIANYRGESLEYPELEDGTSQVTDVTEMTTAAYVMADFETSLANTPVRGNFGVRVVQTEVESVGYRTAFNVVTNDSGTLKLERTGDTEQVTAGGDYTELLPSVNVIADLTDNLMLRGAVYRGLSRPDPADLGYKRDFDENTEDDITDVNQLIDSVDGDGNPNMQPLTSWNFDAAIEWYANDDTMLGFGVYHKKFQGGFETIRTTESFLIDGVSTQAEFDLVSTNEETSNLTGFELNASHNFSYLPGYWSGLGVKGSFNHAISDFEFEDSNYGDITKTDEDGNIVEEYIGIVEPGNVPGFSENVFSGQIYYQIGELDTSLIYKYRSEYFQPYTSNGTRLRYVSDVGVWEARVSYKLTKNVKLSLEAINLFDEPKKQYFYSRDNLGELNSYGPRIFVGVKAKF, via the coding sequence ATGCGCAATAACAATAAAGAGGCTAGACAAGTGAATACAACCGAGAGAACCCCTAGTAACGGACGCTTTAGAAAGTCGCTTCTAGTAAGTGCTATCGCTGCTGTGTCCTGTATTAACGTTGCGCATGCACAGGAGTCGGAAGGTCAGCTTGAAGAAGTTGTTGTTACCGGCACGCGCGCAACAATCCAATCTACGATCGATATTAAACGCAATTCCACCACTATTGTTGATGGTTTATCTGCTACCGATATTGGTGATATGCCAGCGCTTTCTATTGGTGAGGCGTTAGAGAATATTACAGGTGCTGCTTCTCACCGTGAGAACGGCGGCGCAACCGAAATTTCTATTCGTGGTCTTGGCCCATACTTGAGCGCCACTACCTTTAACGGCCGCGGTGCTACCAATGGTAGTGGTGACCGTTCTGTTAACTTCTCTCAGTTCCCATCTGAATTAGTAAACAAAATTGCAATTTACAAAACCCAAGACGCCAGCCTAATTGAAGGTGGTGTTGCTGGTTTGATTGCATTAGAAACTGTTAAGCCTTTGGAATACGGTAAGCAACGTATCCAGGTTGATGCCAAATTAAACTTCAACCCTAATCAAGCAAATATTGACGACCCAATGAACGGTAACTTGGGCTTCCGTGGCACGGTAAGCTATATTGATCAGTTCGAAATTGGTGATGCCGCTTTGGGTGTGTCTTTGGGTTACCAGAAGAGTGATATTTCTCAGCCAGAATCTGAGATGCGTTCTTCTAGCCCGAGTGGTTCATCTTTGTATGCTTGTTTGTATGATCCAGATATTAGTGCTGGTTTTTATCGCACGAGCAGCGGCGATTGCAATTCTGGTGGCACCTATAACACTACGAAAGATCCTGAAACGGGTAAGGCTGTAAATGATGGCAGCCCTTACGGCTTTGCCCCTAGCTCTAATGGCTACCGTCAAAATGATACGGCTGATGAGCGTGATGCGGTTTTTGCTGCGATTCAGTTCCAGCCTACAGATAAGCTAGATATTAATTTAGATGTGCAGCAGTCGAAGCGTGTTCAAGCTGAGCAGCGTCACGACTTAAACTTCGCTAACATGAGGCGTGTTACGCCAGGCATCACTGATCAGGCTGTTGTAATTAGCAGTACTGGTGCCGTTACTAGTTGGGCTGGCGAAACTGCTATCGAATCTAACAGCGAGACATACTCTCGTACTGAAGAGTATTTGGGTTATGGTTTGAATGTTGCTTACGAGCTAACCGACGACATTACTATTTCTGGTGATTACTCTTTCTCTGAAACGACTCGTGAAGAAGTGCAGTATTTATTGCGTACTCAATCGAACAACGGTGATGTGAATGGTGACTCATCTTCTTACCGTCCTTTGGTTGCTTGGGATATGGATTCAGGTATTCTCCAATATGCTGTGTTAGATTTTGACGTTACCGATCATGCCGTATTCTCAGATGAATATCGTGTACGAATAGATAATGATGTTGACCGAACTAACACTGCTACCGCATTCCGAGCGGATATTGATTGGCGTGTGAGCACAGATTTTATTACATCTGTTAAGGGTGGTATACGATACTCAGAGCTAGAATACCTAGACTTGGGTAGCGCGCGTAATGAATTCGAAGTTGATCGCAATAACGTTAACCCGGAGACGAAAGCGTTAGATGTTGCAGCGATATCTGCGGTGAATACAGCATGTGCTATCGATTTCCCAGAAAGTAACTTCCTAAGTAGCGAGCGAAGCGGCGATTTAGTTACTCAACTTGCTAGTGACGGCAGCGTGGTTGGTAGTTCGAATAGTTGGGCGACGTTTGACACTGTATGTGCCGCTCAAATGATTGCAAATTATCGCGGTGAAAGTTTGGAGTACCCTGAGCTAGAAGATGGTACCTCTCAAGTTACAGACGTTACCGAAATGACTACTGCTGCGTACGTAATGGCGGACTTTGAAACTTCACTTGCTAACACTCCTGTTCGCGGTAACTTTGGTGTACGTGTAGTGCAAACAGAAGTTGAATCTGTGGGTTACCGTACAGCATTTAACGTTGTAACAAACGATTCTGGCACTTTGAAGTTAGAGCGTACCGGAGATACAGAGCAAGTAACTGCAGGTGGCGATTACACTGAGTTGTTGCCTAGCGTAAACGTGATTGCAGACCTTACTGATAACTTGATGTTACGTGGTGCTGTCTATCGTGGTCTATCACGCCCAGATCCTGCTGATCTTGGTTACAAGCGTGATTTCGATGAGAACACCGAAGACGATATTACCGACGTAAATCAGTTAATCGATAGTGTTGATGGCGACGGCAATCCCAATATGCAGCCGCTTACTTCGTGGAACTTTGACGCCGCTATCGAGTGGTATGCGAACGACGATACTATGTTAGGTTTCGGTGTTTACCATAAGAAATTCCAGGGTGGTTTCGAAACCATTCGCACTACTGAGAGTTTCTTAATAGACGGTGTTAGCACTCAAGCAGAATTTGATCTTGTTAGCACGAACGAAGAAACGAGTAACTTAACTGGTTTTGAGCTTAACGCTTCACACAACTTCTCTTACTTGCCTGGCTACTGGAGTGGCTTGGGTGTGAAGGGTAGCTTCAACCACGCGATCTCAGATTTCGAGTTCGAAGATAGCAACTACGGTGATATCACTAAGACGGATGAGGATGGCAATATCGTTGAGGAATACATTGGTATAGTGGAGCCTGGTAACGTACCAGGCTTCTCTGAGAATGTATTCTCTGGTCAGATCTACTACCAAATTGGTGAGTTAGACACGAGCTTAATCTATAAGTACCGCAGCGAGTACTTCCAGCCATACACAAGCAATGGTACGCGTTTGCGTTATGTTAGCGATGTGGGTGTGTGGGAAGCGCGTGTTTCTTACAAGCTAACCAAAAACGTGAAGTTAAGCTTAGAAGCTATCAACTTGTTTGATGAGCCTAAAAAGCAATACTTCTACAGCCGCGACAACTTAGGCGAGCTAAACAGCTACGGCCCACGTATATTCGTAGGTGTTAAAGCTAAGTTTTAA
- a CDS encoding DUF2254 domain-containing protein, whose protein sequence is MSIEAILFHTKKVTKNLSFRCLLYCVFALTAFFTGSLLEPFVPNEIKDLVTPQGLKGLLTILASSMLAVTTFSLSILVQAYATVATTATPRASKLIMENDTAQNALGTFIGAFLFSVIGLIGISSNYYQENMVVVLFLFTVVMIFLIIIMLLRWIDQLSKLGRIDETIDVLEQALAEAIDTRSNFPALNANILTLPQEDLGKDKCRIYSAKVGHVQHIDLPKLNALAAKLNLKIYITVGPGDFVDSITPMAYIDGDCSEETQQCVVDALSIGNTRTFSQDPRYGLIVLSEIALRALSPSTNDPGTAIQILSSYVKAIKLWDTNTSKNHRSLKNDRASIKFEHVYMYPIQESDLFEDMFAALLPAAMPHKIVTDKIRKSLLSFQQLNNKKITDCANDWLNKLNAHSNSLRH, encoded by the coding sequence ATGAGTATTGAAGCGATTTTATTTCACACAAAAAAAGTCACTAAAAACTTATCGTTCCGCTGTCTGCTATATTGTGTATTCGCCCTAACCGCGTTCTTCACGGGTTCGCTACTAGAACCTTTTGTGCCTAACGAAATAAAAGACCTTGTTACACCACAGGGCTTAAAAGGGCTTTTAACCATACTTGCATCCAGCATGCTTGCTGTAACCACCTTTTCACTTTCTATTCTAGTCCAAGCCTATGCCACAGTGGCTACAACTGCTACACCGCGTGCAAGCAAACTCATTATGGAGAATGACACAGCGCAAAACGCTCTGGGGACATTTATCGGGGCCTTTTTATTCAGTGTGATTGGCTTAATAGGGATAAGCTCAAACTATTACCAAGAGAATATGGTGGTTGTACTATTTCTATTTACCGTAGTAATGATTTTTTTAATAATAATTATGCTGTTGCGATGGATCGACCAACTCTCCAAGCTAGGCCGCATAGACGAAACTATTGACGTACTTGAGCAAGCGCTCGCGGAAGCAATAGACACACGCAGCAATTTCCCCGCGCTGAACGCCAATATACTAACTCTACCCCAAGAAGATCTAGGCAAAGATAAATGCAGAATCTATTCCGCTAAAGTGGGTCACGTACAGCACATCGACCTACCAAAATTAAACGCACTTGCAGCCAAACTTAATTTAAAAATTTACATTACTGTAGGGCCCGGAGACTTCGTAGACAGTATTACCCCAATGGCGTATATAGATGGTGACTGCAGCGAGGAAACCCAGCAATGTGTAGTAGACGCTCTAAGCATAGGTAACACGCGAACCTTTTCACAAGACCCTCGCTACGGGCTAATCGTACTTTCTGAAATTGCCCTTCGTGCATTATCGCCCTCGACGAATGATCCTGGTACTGCAATTCAAATACTTAGCAGCTACGTTAAAGCTATTAAACTTTGGGATACAAATACCAGTAAAAACCACAGGTCGCTTAAAAATGATCGTGCAAGCATTAAATTTGAACACGTATATATGTACCCAATACAGGAGTCAGACCTGTTTGAAGATATGTTTGCAGCTTTATTACCCGCAGCGATGCCCCACAAGATTGTGACTGATAAAATCAGAAAGTCATTACTAAGCTTTCAGCAGCTAAACAATAAAAAAATTACCGACTGCGCAAACGATTGGCTTAATAAACTAAACGCGCACAGCAACAGCCTACGGCACTAA
- a CDS encoding mechanosensitive ion channel family protein, whose amino-acid sequence MKLTHILVILTICIPFSSTLAQNDSPKEHKPPAHTEKSIHEASIENVSRIIEVEDGPSDEKLKKRLQSILQSSEKYQNLEVRVANGLVTIYAIADNEKDVDWAGDIAKNIEGVVAVINNISTPKQDYFTLAPVRAELLAVWIKCLEAVPLVIIGALILSTFIFISRYSSYILDKPINYLSQSELIRIVLKRVISTLIIIVGFYFFLKTAGLTQFALAIISGTGVIGLVLGFAFRDIAENFISSLLLSVQRPFRLGDVVEVSGHKGIVRKVTARGTTLVDFDGNHIQIPNAIVYKNIIQNFTANPNQRGKFIIGIGYDASVQGAQTIAVGVVQNHFAVLQDPEPQVLIDQLGSSTINLQIFFWVNGHEYSLPKVSSMLMRQVMREFERNGISMPDDAREIIFPEGVPVFMQGEKTSLTNQASPPLSSSHQIPRNAPIEKDISPNNEQEDLSSDNLDIQRQADMARDPEEGASIIK is encoded by the coding sequence ATGAAACTTACACACATCCTTGTCATTCTTACAATTTGCATACCCTTTTCAAGCACCCTTGCGCAAAATGACTCCCCCAAAGAGCATAAGCCTCCTGCGCATACAGAAAAAAGCATTCACGAAGCAAGTATAGAAAATGTCTCTCGCATCATTGAGGTGGAAGACGGACCTAGTGACGAAAAACTCAAAAAACGATTGCAATCAATTCTTCAAAGCTCAGAAAAATACCAAAATTTAGAGGTTAGGGTCGCCAATGGCTTGGTTACTATTTACGCGATAGCAGATAACGAAAAAGACGTAGATTGGGCTGGTGACATAGCGAAGAATATTGAAGGCGTAGTAGCGGTTATTAATAACATTTCAACCCCTAAACAAGATTATTTCACGTTAGCCCCTGTGCGAGCTGAGCTACTAGCAGTTTGGATAAAATGCCTAGAAGCAGTGCCTCTTGTGATAATTGGCGCCCTCATACTTTCTACATTTATTTTTATTTCACGCTATAGCTCTTATATCTTAGACAAGCCCATCAACTACTTATCTCAAAGCGAGTTAATTCGTATTGTTTTAAAACGTGTCATCTCCACGCTTATTATCATAGTCGGGTTTTACTTTTTTCTTAAAACGGCCGGCCTTACCCAATTTGCACTAGCTATAATTAGCGGCACGGGTGTAATTGGTTTGGTGCTAGGTTTTGCTTTTCGCGACATAGCCGAAAACTTTATATCAAGCTTGCTGCTTAGCGTGCAGCGTCCATTTAGGCTTGGCGATGTGGTAGAGGTAAGTGGCCACAAAGGTATTGTAAGAAAAGTAACCGCCAGAGGAACAACATTAGTAGATTTTGATGGCAACCACATACAAATACCTAATGCAATTGTATATAAAAATATTATTCAGAACTTCACTGCCAACCCTAATCAGCGCGGCAAATTTATTATTGGCATTGGCTACGACGCGAGCGTACAAGGCGCGCAAACAATCGCTGTGGGGGTAGTGCAAAATCATTTCGCCGTTTTGCAGGACCCAGAACCTCAAGTACTTATAGATCAACTAGGCTCGTCAACTATTAACCTACAAATTTTCTTTTGGGTAAACGGCCATGAATATAGTCTACCCAAGGTTTCATCCATGCTCATGCGCCAAGTTATGCGAGAATTCGAACGCAACGGAATATCAATGCCCGACGACGCACGAGAAATAATATTCCCTGAAGGTGTGCCTGTTTTTATGCAAGGTGAAAAAACGTCCCTCACAAATCAAGCCTCGCCCCCTCTGTCATCCTCCCATCAGATACCACGTAACGCGCCCATAGAAAAAGACATATCACCCAATAACGAACAAGAAGACCTTAGTAGCGACAACCTAGATATTCAACGCCAAGCAGATATGGCAAGAGACCCAGAAGAAGGGGCGAGTATAATCAAATGA
- a CDS encoding endonuclease/exonuclease/phosphatase family protein, with protein MLILLSVCTLIIVLATVLPLVRITHWSVRGLDFPRLQILFLASALAIAHLLFPTSESVAALVMLAATLICVVVQLCWVLPYTPFWRKEVKIAPLASGNSSLSVITSNVLKTNRNSAALIALVKEYKPDILVTLETDAWWEEQLSVLEPAMPHTVKCPLDNLYGMHVYSKLPFIKQELAFLVEEDVPSVHVTVSLQCGSKVRLHCLHPAPPSPTENAESTERDTELLVVAKRVAQTQGPIVVTGDLNDVAWSTTTRLFRKISGLLDPRVGRGMFNTFHAGYFFLRWPLDHLFHSEHFTLKKMQRLPSIGSDHFSLYTELVFSPKAGADQDGVDSTQADKERAGEIVNAAEAEVSVSDVPS; from the coding sequence ATGTTGATACTACTGAGTGTTTGTACGTTAATTATTGTTTTAGCCACTGTGCTGCCGCTAGTGAGAATCACCCATTGGAGTGTGCGCGGGCTAGATTTTCCTAGGTTACAAATACTTTTTTTGGCTTCGGCCTTAGCTATCGCTCACCTCCTTTTTCCTACCAGTGAATCTGTTGCTGCATTGGTTATGTTGGCCGCAACGCTGATTTGTGTGGTAGTCCAGCTGTGTTGGGTGCTGCCTTACACACCTTTTTGGCGCAAGGAAGTAAAAATCGCGCCGTTAGCAAGCGGTAATAGCTCGCTAAGTGTTATCACTTCTAATGTGCTTAAAACCAATCGAAACAGCGCGGCACTTATTGCGTTGGTTAAAGAATATAAGCCCGATATTCTCGTAACCTTAGAAACGGATGCGTGGTGGGAAGAGCAGTTAAGCGTGCTGGAGCCTGCTATGCCTCATACGGTAAAGTGCCCGCTCGACAACCTGTACGGCATGCACGTCTATTCAAAATTACCTTTTATTAAGCAAGAGTTAGCGTTTTTGGTGGAAGAGGATGTTCCATCTGTGCATGTGACCGTTTCGCTCCAGTGCGGCAGCAAGGTAAGGCTACATTGTTTGCACCCTGCGCCACCCAGCCCCACAGAAAATGCAGAGTCTACCGAGCGCGATACTGAGTTGTTGGTTGTGGCAAAGCGCGTGGCGCAAACACAAGGGCCAATTGTTGTAACGGGCGATTTAAACGATGTTGCTTGGTCTACAACTACGCGTCTGTTTCGAAAAATTAGTGGGTTACTCGACCCGCGTGTTGGGCGTGGAATGTTTAATACATTTCATGCGGGCTATTTTTTTCTAAGGTGGCCGCTGGATCATTTATTTCACAGCGAGCACTTTACGTTAAAGAAAATGCAGCGGTTGCCTTCTATCGGTTCCGACCACTTTTCGCTTTATACCGAGCTAGTCTTTTCCCCAAAGGCTGGTGCCGATCAAGATGGTGTCGATTCGACACAGGCCGATAAAGAAAGGGCTGGCGAAATTGTGAATGCGGCAGAGGCTGAGGTGAGTGTCAGTGATGTTCCTAGCTAG
- a CDS encoding alpha/beta hydrolase, translated as MKKMMKYFTPFCFALCGLGMHATADTAVPAFEETADFIYPGAKVHQYYSQIVDQQYEVRIRLPGGYEQNSEAQYPVIYVLDGQWHFTSSADVLGNLTYDGQTPNSIIAAITWSGEGAVPEQLRFRDFTYTPAPNQPLSGGASLFLEALESEIIPFVETKYRANSHRTLIGSSLGGLFATIALLEKPELFDGYIALSAPYIAEQTYFQAKLAELNGSKALKGKRLFLGVGGLEFNKPLVTDFSNQLKDANLKGLRIKTKVVPHVGHGGINAPGFTYGLQHVFKRPRLKLDDAIVANYAGSYTIHPSIPPIVISFESKKLMLSQVGAPTLSFFASSETEFYYEGANINLTFIEQVEGPMIMAVSQEGQVFELLKDQ; from the coding sequence ATGAAAAAAATGATGAAATATTTCACCCCGTTCTGCTTTGCATTATGCGGGCTGGGTATGCATGCAACTGCGGACACAGCCGTACCGGCATTTGAAGAAACGGCAGACTTTATTTACCCCGGCGCCAAAGTTCACCAATATTATTCGCAAATTGTTGATCAGCAGTACGAAGTGCGTATTCGGTTGCCCGGCGGCTATGAGCAAAATAGCGAGGCGCAATACCCTGTTATTTATGTGCTAGATGGTCAGTGGCACTTTACGTCGAGTGCAGATGTATTGGGTAACCTCACATATGATGGGCAAACGCCTAACAGTATTATTGCTGCCATTACTTGGTCTGGCGAAGGGGCGGTGCCAGAGCAGCTAAGGTTTCGTGATTTCACCTATACGCCAGCCCCAAACCAACCATTAAGCGGTGGCGCGAGCTTATTTTTAGAGGCGTTAGAGTCTGAAATTATTCCGTTTGTGGAAACAAAATACAGAGCGAATAGTCACCGCACGCTTATTGGCAGCTCACTAGGCGGTTTATTTGCAACCATTGCGCTTTTAGAAAAGCCGGAATTGTTTGACGGCTATATCGCGCTCTCTGCCCCTTATATTGCCGAGCAAACGTATTTTCAAGCCAAGCTTGCCGAGCTAAACGGTAGTAAAGCGCTAAAAGGTAAGCGCCTATTTTTAGGTGTGGGCGGTTTAGAGTTTAATAAACCATTGGTCACGGACTTCTCCAATCAGCTTAAAGATGCGAACTTAAAAGGGCTGCGTATTAAAACGAAAGTTGTTCCCCACGTTGGTCACGGTGGAATTAATGCGCCTGGGTTTACCTACGGCTTACAGCATGTATTTAAACGCCCGCGCCTAAAATTGGATGATGCGATTGTTGCTAATTACGCTGGCAGCTATACCATTCATCCAAGTATTCCGCCCATTGTTATATCTTTCGAAAGCAAAAAGCTAATGCTTAGCCAGGTGGGCGCTCCAACGCTGAGTTTTTTCGCAAGTTCAGAAACAGAATTTTATTATGAGGGTGCGAATATTAACTTAACTTTTATTGAGCAAGTTGAAGGGCCAATGATTATGGCTGTAAGCCAAGAGGGGCAGGTGTTCGAATTGTTGAAGGATCAATAA